One segment of Amycolatopsis alba DSM 44262 DNA contains the following:
- a CDS encoding DHA2 family efflux MFS transporter permease subunit, with amino-acid sequence MTETMPETTHDQERAPARAGLLIGVLVLSAFVMILNETILSVALRDLTVDLKVPTTTVQWLTSGFLLTMAVVIPITGFLLERFTPRQVFLASLTLFSTGTLVSALAPGFALLLTGRVIQACGTAVMLPLLMTTVMRLVPVEKRGATMGTITIVIAVAPAIGPTIGGAVLSSLGWRWMFWIVLPLSLAALAVGALQLRLDSDTRKVPLDVLSVILSALGFGGVLYGLSTFGESAGGHQPVPPWVPIVVGAVSLAVFTWRQLRLQKEDRALLDLRPFTHRSFVVSLVLTALLFMCLLGAAAILLPLYLQTVLHTTTFVSGLAVLPGGLVLGLLGRPVGALYDRFGARPLVIPGAGAMAVSLWLFALLGADSPLVAVIAIHVLLMAGLGLMMTPLMTESLGSLPEHLYSHGSAILATLQQLAGALGTAVFIAVATASTITAGAASPDAEGIRTTFMVAGCVGVAAFVGSLFVKKSTSGTKVTAHH; translated from the coding sequence ATGACCGAGACCATGCCCGAAACCACCCACGACCAGGAAAGGGCACCGGCGCGCGCCGGGCTCCTGATCGGGGTCTTGGTCCTTTCCGCGTTCGTGATGATCCTCAACGAGACCATCCTGAGTGTCGCGCTGCGTGACCTGACCGTCGACCTCAAGGTCCCGACCACCACCGTGCAGTGGCTGACCAGCGGCTTCCTGCTCACCATGGCGGTCGTCATCCCGATCACCGGGTTCCTGCTCGAACGGTTCACCCCGCGCCAGGTCTTCCTCGCCTCGCTGACCCTGTTCAGCACCGGCACCCTGGTCAGCGCGCTCGCGCCGGGCTTCGCGCTCCTGCTGACCGGCCGGGTCATCCAGGCGTGCGGTACGGCGGTCATGCTGCCGCTGCTGATGACGACGGTGATGCGCCTGGTCCCGGTGGAGAAGCGCGGCGCCACGATGGGGACGATCACCATCGTCATCGCGGTCGCCCCCGCCATCGGACCGACCATCGGCGGTGCCGTGCTCTCCTCGCTCGGCTGGCGCTGGATGTTCTGGATCGTGCTGCCGCTCTCGCTCGCCGCGCTGGCGGTCGGCGCGCTGCAGTTGCGGCTGGACAGTGACACCCGCAAGGTGCCGCTGGACGTCCTGTCGGTGATCCTGTCCGCCCTCGGTTTCGGCGGCGTGCTGTACGGCCTCTCGACGTTCGGCGAGTCGGCGGGCGGGCACCAGCCGGTGCCGCCGTGGGTGCCGATCGTCGTCGGGGCCGTGTCGCTCGCGGTGTTCACCTGGCGCCAGCTGCGCCTGCAGAAGGAAGACCGCGCGCTGCTGGACCTGCGCCCGTTCACGCATCGCAGTTTCGTCGTCTCGCTGGTACTGACGGCGCTGCTGTTCATGTGCCTGCTCGGCGCCGCGGCGATCCTGCTTCCGCTCTACCTGCAGACCGTCCTGCACACGACCACGTTCGTCAGCGGGCTCGCGGTGCTTCCCGGCGGTCTGGTCCTCGGTCTGCTCGGCCGCCCGGTCGGCGCGCTGTACGACCGCTTCGGCGCGCGGCCGCTGGTCATCCCCGGCGCGGGCGCGATGGCGGTCTCGCTGTGGCTGTTCGCCCTGCTTGGCGCGGATTCGCCGCTGGTCGCGGTGATCGCCATCCACGTCCTCCTGATGGCCGGGCTCGGCCTGATGATGACGCCGCTGATGACCGAGTCACTCGGTTCGCTGCCCGAACACCTCTATTCACACGGCAGCGCGATCCTCGCCACCCTGCAGCAGCTCGCCGGCGCGCTCGGCACCGCCGTGTTCATCGCGGTGGCCACCGCGAGCACGATCACGGCCGGTGCGGCCAGCCCGGACGCGGAGGGGATCCGCACCACGTTCATGGTCGCCGGCTGTGTCGGCGTGGCCGCGTTCGTCGGTTCGCTGTTCGTCAAGAAGAGCACCAGTGGCACCAAGGTGACCGCGCACCACTGA
- a CDS encoding SDR family oxidoreductase, whose product MRCVVLGATGYVGGRLVPQLLDAGHEVRVVARSPEKVAEEPWRDRVEVERGDVTDPASIETALTDCEVVYYLVHSLARKDFVEVDREAARTVAGAAKTAGARRLVYLGGIVPDDEELSPHLASRAEVGRVLLDSGVPALVLQAAVIIGSGSASFEMLRYLTERLPAMITPRWVRNRIQPIAIRDVLHYLVHAAELPSEVNGAFDIGGPDVLTYVDMMRRYAVVAGLPRRAVVPVPVLTPWLSAQWVNLVTPVPKSIAVPLIESLVHEVVCHDHAIAEHIPDPEAGLTHYEHAVELALTRIRNADVPTRWSDASTASAPSDPLPSDPDWAGGTVYEDKREQRTDASPEALWDVIESIGGEHGWYSFPLAWSVRGWADRLVGGVGLRRGRRDPRRLHLGEALDWWRVEYLDRPRLLRLRAEMKLPGRAWLELSVESDEDGATIYRQRAVFEPHGLAGHAYWKGIAPFHGVVFGGMVRNITGAAQAP is encoded by the coding sequence ATGCGATGTGTGGTGCTCGGGGCGACGGGTTATGTCGGCGGACGGCTGGTGCCGCAACTGCTCGACGCGGGCCACGAGGTCCGGGTGGTGGCGCGCTCCCCGGAGAAGGTCGCCGAGGAGCCGTGGCGTGACCGCGTCGAGGTCGAACGCGGCGACGTCACCGATCCGGCCTCGATCGAGACGGCGCTGACCGACTGCGAGGTCGTCTACTACCTCGTGCATTCCTTGGCGCGCAAGGACTTCGTGGAGGTCGACCGGGAGGCCGCGCGGACGGTCGCCGGGGCCGCGAAGACGGCGGGCGCGCGGCGGCTGGTGTACCTGGGCGGCATCGTGCCGGACGACGAAGAACTGTCGCCGCATCTGGCGTCCCGTGCCGAGGTGGGCCGGGTCCTGCTGGATTCCGGCGTTCCGGCCCTCGTGCTGCAGGCCGCGGTGATCATCGGTTCGGGTTCGGCGAGCTTCGAGATGCTGCGCTACCTGACCGAGCGGCTCCCGGCGATGATCACCCCGCGCTGGGTGCGCAACCGGATCCAGCCGATCGCGATCCGGGACGTGCTGCACTACCTCGTGCACGCCGCCGAGCTGCCGTCCGAAGTGAACGGAGCCTTCGACATCGGCGGGCCCGACGTCCTGACCTATGTGGACATGATGCGCCGCTACGCCGTCGTCGCCGGTCTGCCGAGGCGAGCCGTCGTGCCCGTGCCGGTGCTGACCCCGTGGCTGTCCGCGCAGTGGGTCAACCTGGTCACGCCCGTGCCGAAGTCGATCGCCGTACCGCTGATCGAATCGCTCGTACACGAGGTGGTCTGCCACGATCACGCGATCGCCGAGCACATCCCGGACCCGGAAGCGGGCCTGACCCATTACGAACACGCCGTCGAACTGGCGCTGACCCGGATCCGGAACGCCGATGTGCCGACCCGCTGGTCGGACGCGTCGACCGCGTCCGCGCCCTCGGATCCGCTGCCGAGCGATCCGGACTGGGCGGGCGGGACCGTCTACGAGGACAAACGCGAGCAGCGGACGGACGCCTCACCGGAAGCGCTGTGGGACGTCATCGAGTCCATCGGCGGGGAACACGGCTGGTACTCGTTCCCGCTGGCGTGGTCGGTCCGAGGCTGGGCCGACCGGCTCGTCGGCGGTGTCGGGCTGCGGCGCGGACGGCGGGATCCGCGACGGCTGCATCTCGGCGAGGCCTTGGACTGGTGGCGTGTCGAGTACCTCGACCGGCCGCGGCTGCTGAGGCTGCGCGCGGAGATGAAGCTGCCGGGGCGGGCCTGGCTCGAGCTCAGCGTCGAGTCCGATGAGGACGGTGCGACGATCTACCGGCAGCGGGCGGTGTTCGAACCGCACGGACTGGCCGGGCACGCGTACTGGAAGGGGATCGCGCCGTTCCACGGCGTCGTCTTCGGCGGCATGGTCCGCAACATCACCGGTGCCGCCCAGGCCCCGTGA
- a CDS encoding maleylpyruvate isomerase N-terminal domain-containing protein has protein sequence MTRTITADQWQSVRRAYRVTGARFAEMVSRVPEPDAMVTAEWTVADTVAHVAMIAKMYTSLVRPDSTPILDARGQGQLKKTTVDTVSVLNTLVLRDFRERDIGVLVTGLLADIEEVLKATEDADPATPLDWLGDSKVPLAGVLAHLVNELQIHGWDIAEALKLSWTIPPGDAALFFDLFMVGVLTHDTGHLLDTGEPPRERRIAVAFRSAYTAPVVLVLHRGQVTVEEPGGPVDVRISFDPPSLNLMMFHRVGRVRTALTRKIVVSGPRPWLLPAFLRVVRLP, from the coding sequence GTGACCAGAACGATCACGGCTGATCAATGGCAATCGGTACGGCGCGCCTACCGGGTGACGGGCGCGAGATTCGCGGAAATGGTGTCCCGCGTCCCGGAGCCGGACGCGATGGTCACCGCGGAGTGGACAGTGGCCGACACCGTCGCCCACGTCGCGATGATCGCGAAGATGTACACCTCGCTGGTGCGGCCGGACAGTACGCCGATCTTGGACGCCCGCGGGCAAGGGCAGCTCAAGAAGACCACTGTGGACACAGTTTCCGTGCTGAACACCTTGGTGTTACGGGATTTTCGCGAACGTGACATCGGTGTGCTGGTGACCGGACTGCTCGCCGACATCGAGGAAGTGCTGAAGGCGACCGAAGACGCCGATCCGGCGACCCCGCTGGACTGGCTCGGTGACTCGAAGGTCCCGCTGGCCGGCGTCCTCGCGCACCTGGTCAACGAACTGCAGATCCACGGCTGGGACATCGCCGAGGCGCTGAAGCTGTCGTGGACGATCCCGCCGGGTGACGCGGCTCTGTTCTTCGATCTCTTCATGGTCGGCGTGCTGACCCACGACACCGGGCACCTTCTCGACACCGGCGAACCGCCGCGGGAACGACGTATCGCCGTGGCCTTCCGCTCGGCGTACACGGCTCCGGTCGTGCTGGTGTTGCACCGGGGGCAGGTCACGGTCGAAGAGCCCGGCGGGCCGGTCGACGTGCGGATCTCGTTCGATCCGCCGTCGCTGAACCTGATGATGTTCCACCGGGTCGGCAGGGTGCGTACCGCGCTGACCCGGAAGATCGTCGTGAGCGGTCCCCGGCCGTGGCTGCTGCCCGCCTTCCTGCGGGTCGTGCGGTTGCCTTAG
- a CDS encoding response regulator transcription factor translates to MRILLVEDERRLAESLRAGLSAEGYAVDVAHNGRDALWYAAEHPYSAMILDIMLPGLNGYRVCRKLRERGDTTPILMLTAKDGEDDEIEALDTGADDFLPKPFSYGVLLSRLRALIRRGGATRPGTLRLGDLELDQASHTCRRGVAEISLTTKEFALLAYLMKRQGEVVTKAELLENLWDFAASATANLVEVHMSALRRKIDLPFGAETIRTVRGAGYHVVGSGA, encoded by the coding sequence ATGAGGATCTTGCTCGTCGAGGACGAGCGACGGCTGGCCGAATCGCTGCGAGCGGGGCTGAGCGCCGAGGGCTACGCCGTCGACGTCGCGCACAACGGCCGTGACGCGCTTTGGTACGCCGCCGAACATCCGTACTCCGCGATGATCCTCGACATCATGCTGCCAGGGCTCAACGGCTACCGCGTCTGCCGGAAGCTGCGCGAACGCGGCGACACCACCCCGATCCTCATGCTGACCGCGAAAGACGGCGAGGACGACGAGATCGAGGCGCTGGACACCGGCGCCGACGATTTCCTGCCGAAGCCGTTCTCCTACGGTGTCCTGCTCTCCCGGCTGCGGGCGCTGATCCGGCGCGGGGGAGCGACCCGGCCGGGCACGCTGCGGCTCGGCGATCTCGAACTCGACCAGGCGAGCCACACCTGCCGCCGCGGCGTCGCCGAGATCTCGTTGACCACCAAGGAGTTCGCGCTGCTCGCGTACCTGATGAAACGCCAGGGCGAAGTGGTCACCAAGGCGGAACTGCTGGAGAACCTCTGGGACTTCGCGGCGTCGGCGACCGCGAACCTGGTCGAGGTCCACATGAGCGCGCTGCGGCGCAAGATCGACCTGCCGTTCGGGGCGGAGACGATCCGGACGGTCCGCGGCGCTGGTTACCACGTGGTGGGTTCCGGTGCCTAA
- a CDS encoding fibronectin type III domain-containing protein — protein sequence MRVLSCLSLVALAALGLSPAAGAAAPAHPDAEVNGVAAAFGLTVSEAESQLAAQDEAHRLATSLPDGLRARSAGQWFDAAAGKLTLAVTNAADADAARAAGAEPRLVSRSKADLDRTDEAVRSLVGDGVPGVFGWGVDVQNNEVGISVDRSRKTAETESFLFRARDLGVRITETGSSPVQQAGTIQTGSPWWPGGESNCSVGFGATDSAGGKHFLTAGHCTNDRDQAAYGAQGQQNRIGTSNVGGTRSVNAREGDMGVVAVTQSGWELSAAVNTWGEPAVTVTGSAEAMVGDRVCHSGNTSKWKCGEVKYTHKSVDYGGGLIIEDLTWTTACSLGGDSGGGWLLGTKAVGLHDGGPSKCVENPSDGDMSIFQPVVEALNKWNLTLVTGGGGDTTAPSAPGNARTTGTTPDSVSLAWDAATDNVGVTGYDVYNGSALATSVTGTSATVTGLTPDTSYSFTVKARDAAGNVSPASGVVSARTAPGGVRTLSNDTDFAIRDHQQVFSPVTSTLTGQAATSLGISVTIRHTCAEDLGVTLLDPKGKAYPLKYSGGAACTAWSGARTFSVPGASSPAGGKWQLRVTDYGPGDTGVLDAWSLTL from the coding sequence ATGCGAGTCCTTTCTTGTCTGAGTCTCGTGGCCTTGGCCGCCTTGGGGCTCAGCCCGGCGGCCGGTGCCGCGGCACCGGCCCATCCGGACGCCGAAGTGAACGGTGTGGCCGCCGCGTTCGGCCTGACCGTGTCCGAAGCCGAATCCCAGCTGGCCGCGCAGGACGAGGCCCACCGGCTGGCCACGTCGCTCCCTGACGGACTGCGCGCCCGCTCAGCCGGGCAGTGGTTCGACGCGGCCGCGGGCAAGCTGACCTTGGCCGTCACGAACGCGGCGGACGCCGACGCGGCCAGGGCCGCCGGTGCCGAACCGCGGCTGGTTTCCCGGAGCAAAGCCGATCTCGACCGGACAGACGAAGCCGTCCGGTCACTCGTCGGCGACGGTGTCCCCGGTGTGTTCGGCTGGGGTGTCGACGTCCAGAACAACGAGGTCGGGATCTCGGTGGATCGCTCCCGCAAGACCGCCGAGACCGAGAGTTTTCTCTTCAGGGCAAGGGATCTCGGAGTGCGGATCACCGAAACCGGGTCTTCGCCGGTTCAGCAGGCAGGCACGATCCAGACCGGCAGCCCGTGGTGGCCGGGTGGCGAGAGCAATTGTTCGGTCGGCTTCGGCGCGACCGATTCCGCGGGCGGCAAACACTTCCTCACCGCCGGGCACTGCACCAACGACCGCGATCAGGCCGCTTACGGCGCACAGGGTCAGCAGAACCGGATCGGCACTTCGAACGTCGGCGGCACTCGCAGCGTCAACGCCCGCGAAGGCGACATGGGCGTGGTCGCGGTGACACAGTCCGGCTGGGAACTCTCGGCGGCGGTCAACACCTGGGGCGAGCCCGCCGTCACCGTCACGGGTTCGGCCGAAGCCATGGTCGGCGACCGGGTCTGCCACTCCGGCAACACGTCGAAGTGGAAATGTGGGGAGGTGAAGTACACGCACAAGTCCGTCGATTACGGCGGCGGGCTGATCATCGAGGACCTGACCTGGACGACGGCGTGTTCGCTCGGCGGTGACTCGGGCGGCGGCTGGCTGCTCGGCACCAAGGCGGTCGGCCTGCACGACGGCGGCCCGTCGAAATGCGTGGAGAATCCGAGCGACGGGGACATGTCGATCTTCCAGCCGGTGGTCGAGGCGCTGAACAAGTGGAACCTCACGCTGGTGACCGGAGGCGGCGGCGACACGACGGCGCCGAGCGCGCCCGGCAACGCGCGGACCACCGGCACGACGCCGGACAGCGTGTCGCTGGCCTGGGACGCGGCCACGGACAACGTCGGTGTCACCGGTTACGACGTCTACAACGGCTCCGCGCTCGCGACGTCCGTGACGGGGACCAGCGCCACCGTGACCGGTCTCACCCCGGACACCTCGTACAGCTTCACTGTGAAGGCCCGCGACGCGGCCGGGAACGTGTCGCCCGCGAGCGGTGTCGTGTCCGCCAGAACCGCGCCCGGCGGAGTCCGGACACTGAGCAACGACACCGACTTCGCGATCCGTGACCACCAGCAGGTGTTCAGTCCGGTGACCTCGACCCTCACCGGACAGGCCGCCACGTCGCTCGGGATCTCGGTGACGATCCGGCACACCTGCGCCGAGGACCTCGGCGTGACACTGCTGGACCCCAAGGGCAAGGCCTACCCGCTCAAGTACAGCGGCGGTGCGGCGTGCACGGCCTGGAGCGGCGCGCGGACGTTCTCGGTGCCCGGCGCGTCGTCGCCCGCAGGCGGGAAGTGGCAACTTCGAGTCACCGACTACGGCCCCGGCGACACCGGTGTTCTCGACGCCTGGTCACTGACCCTCTAA
- a CDS encoding sensor histidine kinase, whose translation MPKALKSTRFRVALTSFVTSIVALGVVSAWLVTDAQSRLEDGAVQVSRARAAAIFQLLNTGAKPADLRLLVRDSIYEVVGRDGKRVASCPGLRSGSLAPDGGFVRGDHVKTLRPYDIDLSLQESVGCARVLGEHAADEGFRVHVMAETSGDSKYAIFGAARVDDAGQAALDSVRVTLLAGVPVIAVLIGAIAWFAVRRSLRPVEAIRSEVAEIGAHDLSRRVPAPDSADEIAKLAETMNTMLARLDTAVTRQSRFTSDASHELRTPLASLRTQLEVLLAHPDRLDWRDACRNALLDITRLQDLVGDLVLLGKLDNAAPERLAPVRLSEVVESCLSGRPRVRAEIDGDPLVLGNHGRLERLLRNLVDNAQRHTRTAVDVTVSTVDEFAVLTVTDDGPGIPAEDRERVFDRFVRLDDGRARDDGGAGLGLAIVAEIAHAHGGTVEVADHDGGARFVVRLPAADAGS comes from the coding sequence GTGCCTAAGGCCTTGAAGTCGACCCGTTTCCGGGTCGCGCTGACGTCGTTCGTGACGTCGATCGTGGCACTCGGCGTGGTGTCGGCCTGGCTCGTGACCGACGCTCAGAGCCGGCTGGAGGACGGTGCCGTGCAGGTGTCGCGGGCGCGGGCGGCGGCGATCTTCCAGTTGCTCAACACCGGTGCCAAGCCCGCGGACCTGCGGTTGCTCGTACGGGACTCGATCTACGAAGTGGTCGGCCGCGACGGCAAGCGGGTGGCGTCGTGTCCGGGACTCCGCTCCGGCTCGCTCGCGCCCGATGGCGGATTCGTGCGAGGGGATCACGTGAAGACCCTTCGGCCGTACGACATCGACCTGTCCCTCCAGGAATCCGTCGGCTGCGCTCGGGTGCTCGGGGAGCATGCCGCCGACGAAGGATTTCGCGTGCACGTCATGGCGGAAACGAGCGGGGACAGCAAGTACGCGATCTTCGGTGCCGCGCGGGTCGACGACGCCGGGCAGGCTGCCCTGGATTCGGTGCGCGTGACGTTGCTGGCAGGCGTCCCGGTGATCGCTGTGCTGATCGGGGCGATCGCGTGGTTCGCGGTACGCCGGTCGCTGCGCCCGGTCGAGGCGATTCGCTCGGAGGTCGCGGAGATCGGCGCGCACGACCTCTCCCGCAGGGTCCCGGCGCCGGACAGCGCCGACGAGATCGCGAAGCTGGCGGAAACGATGAACACGATGCTCGCCCGCCTGGACACCGCTGTGACCCGGCAGAGCCGGTTCACCTCGGACGCGTCGCACGAACTGCGCACACCGCTGGCTTCCCTGCGGACCCAGCTGGAGGTGCTGCTCGCGCATCCGGACCGGCTGGACTGGCGCGACGCCTGCCGGAACGCGCTCCTCGACATCACCCGGCTGCAGGATCTCGTCGGCGATCTCGTACTGCTCGGCAAGCTGGACAATGCGGCACCGGAACGGCTCGCGCCGGTGCGGCTGTCCGAAGTGGTCGAATCCTGCCTGTCCGGACGGCCACGTGTCCGTGCGGAGATCGACGGCGATCCGCTGGTCCTCGGCAATCACGGCAGGCTGGAGAGATTGCTGCGCAACCTGGTGGACAACGCGCAACGCCACACCCGCACCGCTGTCGACGTCACTGTGTCCACAGTGGACGAATTCGCCGTGCTGACGGTCACCGACGACGGGCCCGGCATTCCCGCCGAGGACCGCGAGCGGGTGTTCGACCGCTTCGTGCGGCTGGACGACGGACGGGCGCGCGACGACGGTGGCGCCGGTCTCGGGCTGGCGATCGTCGCCGAGATCGCTCACGCGCACGGGGGCACCGTCGAAGTCGCCGACCACGACGGCGGCGCGCGCTTCGTCGTCCGGTTGCCCGCGGCGGATGCGGGAAGCTGA
- a CDS encoding MarR family winged helix-turn-helix transcriptional regulator, with product MGKDAEDVEQVTDDLLVLLLRQLTVESDRFAEMFGEAHGLHRTDLNALAVIMDAARMGTPMSPSRLASALHLSASATTSVLDRLERAGHLYRDRSATDRRKVELRMHDQARRIGAEFFLPLGESYAAAWRDMGEDERRTVARFLRSSIAATVEVRGRLAP from the coding sequence ATGGGCAAGGACGCTGAAGACGTCGAACAGGTCACGGACGACCTGCTCGTCCTCCTGCTGCGGCAACTGACCGTCGAGTCGGACCGGTTCGCCGAGATGTTCGGTGAGGCGCACGGCCTGCACCGGACCGACCTCAACGCGCTCGCGGTGATCATGGACGCGGCCAGGATGGGGACCCCGATGAGCCCGAGCAGGCTCGCGAGCGCCCTGCATCTGAGCGCGTCGGCGACGACGTCGGTCCTCGATCGGCTGGAGCGTGCCGGGCACCTCTACCGGGACCGGAGCGCGACCGACCGGCGCAAGGTCGAGTTGCGGATGCACGACCAGGCGCGGCGGATCGGCGCCGAGTTCTTCCTGCCCCTCGGCGAGAGCTACGCCGCCGCGTGGCGGGACATGGGGGAGGACGAGCGGCGGACGGTCGCCCGGTTCCTCCGGAGCAGCATCGCCGCGACCGTGGAGGTCAGGGGGCGGCTGGCCCCCTGA